In Melospiza georgiana isolate bMelGeo1 chromosome 8, bMelGeo1.pri, whole genome shotgun sequence, one genomic interval encodes:
- the LOC131086320 gene encoding C-type lectin domain family 2 member L-like, translating into MPGTMRRQRSHSCHRPPEPPHGRHQQRPLTVSLSGCHQRGCKAVPEAELPKDLSAFLMSREQGAASSSQRDDTSEQKKREFCSMRGVENEHLQEEPAAALPHLPGAQEASWHKQGDATCERAVSADVENGFCTRDGSVREPLAPQGTAAMGNEQRGNLRRFLGERFRCHPVGTAVLILLLLVLLALALGAALAVLAAPQVPVTPATPQLVLGCPRGWVGYNGVCYYFSRDYSTWEQGQERCSELNASLAIAKDEEAMDLLFRLRGKVDFWLGLRRRGERLHWGDGSSYSSRVPVLGTSECVYLADDKFRSEFCSNERPYVCSKAQAPL; encoded by the exons ATGCCGGGTACAATG CGGCGACagcgcagccacagctgccaccgcCCTCCTGAGCCCCCGCACGGCCGGCACCAGCAGCGACCTCTCACCGTGTCCCTTTCAGGGTGCCATCAGCGCGGCTGCAAAGCTGTTCCCGAGGCCGAGCTCCCAAAGGATCTGTCAGCATTCCTGATGTCTCGAGAGCAAGGTGCTGCTTCTTCCAGCCAGAGAGATGACACCTCTGAGCAGAAGAAGAGAGAGTTCTGCTCCATGAGAGGAGTTGAGAATGAGCATCTCCAGGAGGAACCAGCAGCCGCACTTCCACACTTGCCTGGGGCCCAAGAAGCCTCTTGGCATAAGCAGGGGGATGCCACTTGTGAGCGTGCAGTGAGTGCAGATGTGGAGAATGGATTCTGCACCAGGGACGGGAGTGTGAGGGAGcccctggctccccagggcacagcagcaatggGCAATGAACAGAGAGGGAACCTCAGAAGATTCCTGG gtgaacGGTTCAGGTGCCATCCCGTGGGCACGGCGGTGctgattctgctgctcctggtgctcctggcGCTGGCTTTGGGGgcggccttggctgtgctggcag caccacaggttCCAGTCACACCTGCGACACCGCAGTTGGTTCTGGGCTGTCCCCGTGGCTGGGTGGGCTACAATGGGGTCTGCTACTACTTCTCACGGGATTACAGCACGTGGGAGCAGGGTCAGGAACGGTGCTCCGAGCTCAATGCCTCCCTGGCCATTGCCAAGGATGAGGAGGccatg GATTTGCTCTTCCGCCTCCGCGGGAAGGTCGATTTCTGGCTCGGGCTGCGCAGACGGGGCGAGCGCCTGCACTGGGGGGACGGCAGCAGCTACAGCTCCCG cgTTCCTGTCCTTGGCACTTCCGAGTGTGTGTACCTGGCTGACGATAAATTCAGGAGTGAGTTCTGCTCCAATGAGCGGCCGTATGTCTGCAGCAAGGCCCAAGCTCCCCTGTAA